A genomic window from Uranotaenia lowii strain MFRU-FL unplaced genomic scaffold, ASM2978415v1 HiC_scaffold_75, whole genome shotgun sequence includes:
- the LOC129760748 gene encoding uncharacterized protein LOC129760748, giving the protein MATFENLAFGSYRVEVTSRNALGRAKLVGSTTIFLSHRDQRPIIKRVSRKENFHQISWYPLSDNKTPRNYTLLFCDLDHTGSCTHALGFQLIRNSSSSVNFSSEYPMNFALAANYEDHSSSLTWTECIVEQYGGVGNPDFDLGNISHHSFVVYIKDRCEQKSWIQKYDIEYWPVESPQKVQNVIVMPYNDVIVIGQLHPDTRYNVSVTSIDDAGIPMTSYRIITTQKKVPVFPIFLYTILGSALIILAALRVMRYVKRVKNIKVDLPIGLEEIFEPVKLDNPFYTKNEKSNVHKQVIFNDWDESILYDEECEDEPEIETTHEESTIESEPIKPTQNTGYVEANFRIQNLTSPIPISNSIEMETINHPTEPDQEELKAENLSEQETSTTKALQPLNRPVATGGYVPVSQVLSINKASSLEPKAQTSVQRSGYVDLNNLIRPQNPLV; this is encoded by the exons ATGGCGACCTTTGAAAACCTGGCCTTTGGCTCCTACAGGGTAGAGGTAACGAGTAGGAATGCACTGGGTCGGGCGAAACTCGTTGGCTCTACTACAATATTTTTGAGCCACCGAGATCAACGACCTATAATAAAAAGGGTGTCCAGGAAGGAAAACTTCCATCAAATTTCCTGGTATCCCTTGTCGGATAATAAAACCCCGAGGAATTACACTTTGCTGTTCTGTGATCTTGATCATACGGGATCTTGCACCCATGCTTTAGGATTTCAGCTCATACGCAACTCAAGTAGCAGTGTGAATTTTTCGTCGGAATACCCGATGAATTTTGCGTTGGCCGCTAACTATGAAGATCATTCCTCTAGCTTGACGTGGACCGAATGCATTGTAGAGCAATATGGCGGAGTTGGCAATCCAGATTTTGATCTGGGAAACATTTCTCATCATTCTTTCGTCGTTTACATAAAAGATAGATGTGAGCAGAAGTCGTGGATTCAAAAGTATGATATAGAGTACTGGCCGGTTGAATCACCACAAAAGGTGCAAAATGTAATAGTTATGCCCTACAACGATGTGATTGTAATAGGTCAACTACACCCAGATACTCGCTATAATGTAAGTGTCACATCGATAGATGATGCAGGCATACCGATGACCTCTTACAGGATTATTACAACACAAAAGAAGG TTCCAGTTTTCCCAATATTCCTCTATACCATACTGGGCTCAGCATTGATCATACTGGCGGCCTTAAGAGTCATGCGATATGTTAAGCGAgtaaagaatatcaaagtagaTCTCCCGATCGGAttggaagaaatttttgaacctGTG AAACTTGACAACCCCTTCTATACTAAGAACGAAAAATCAAACGTCCACAAACAGGTTATTTTCAATGACTGGGATGAATCCATCCTATACGATGAAGAGTGTGAAGACGAACCAGAAATAGAAACAACACATGAAGAGTCAACTATTGAATCCGAGCCTATTAAACCGACTCAAAACACTGGATATGTTGAAGCAAATTTCcgaatacaaaatttaacaagtcCAATCCCTATCTCTAACAGCATAGAAATGGAAACAATAAACCATCCGACAGAACCTGATCAAGAGGAACTGAAGGCTGAAAACCTTTCAGAACAGGAAACAAGCACAACAAAAGCACTTCAGCCACTGAATCGACCAGTCGCCACCGGCGGATATGTTCCGGTATCACAGGTGCTCAGCATCAACAAAGCAAGCAGTTTGGAGCCGAAAGCACAAACCAGTGTTCAACGTTCCGGGTACGTGGATTTGAACAACCTTATAAGGCCTCAGAATCCTTTGGTTTAG